From the genome of Prunus persica cultivar Lovell chromosome G8, Prunus_persica_NCBIv2, whole genome shotgun sequence:
GTAGAGAAGCTGAGGCATTGCTGCAGCAACTCCTGTGCATCTGGCATAGGCAGTGTAGAGATGATTCTGAGGAATGTCTCTTCCAGATCCAAGTACAGTGGTTTGTTACTCGGTGTCAGAGGTGAAGCATTATTGTCTTTGCAAACAATCAGAACTGGAAGCCAAtctttgacaagcttctttcgcacctgaaaaataattataggtACCAGTTTTAGGTTACTTGATCTGTCTGGGACACCAGTAACTTCAAAAGTAGAAATCGAAATAACATGGTTAATCCCCTGAACACCTAAGAAACAAGGATGTGAGTAACAGTGGTGAAATTGTGTTAATAACCAAGAAGCATTATCAAGTAAACTGGAAAACATATTTCTGAAGCGCGGTTTAGAAAGGGAAACATAACAACTACATATTTTAAGGAAATAACCACGCCCAGCCAAAATCGCCTATGCTCTTTTCAGTAAAAAGCAACATACAATGTATTTTCCGCTTCAACGAAAGAGAACAAATATGAGAGAGCAGACAAGTGTTCtattatcttttgtttttgtttggatgGACAGGAAACAAATGGAGAAAAAAACTCCACTTTTGATAATCAAACAAGATCCAagtctcattttttttctccgAATCCAATTCCAGAGTTGTAAAAAGTGACCCAATCATAAGATTGCAAgactcttctcttctctccatTTCTATCCACATTTAACCATCCAAATGGGAAAACTGTTAAAATTCCCTCCACCTCTACactcttctttccattttcctCAATCCAAAATTACTATTGAAGAACCATTTACAGAAAATACTGACTGCTGGCTCTGTCAATGCCATTGACATAGCTCAGGTGTGTTCAGCATAAATCCAAACAGCCCAATAAGATTCCACACAAAAGGCCATTTTGctaatatttgaagaaaccCACATCAGCGCACATTAGCTCCCCCTTCCTGTTCTGTTCTAAATTTCTAATGTTATTCAACTATACCATCAATTtgaaaaatggatgaaaaacataaccaaagaaGCTCCTATGTTGAGCAATCCCCATCAAAATTGAGCCACAAACATCAAAACTAATTGAGCAATGCACCATGTGAACCAATCAATAGCCAAAAgtagaacaaacaaaaacccaagcAAGCAATTCAAGCACATGATATTCAACCACTCTAACAAGAAAACAATACAATACCTGAGCAGCAACCAAAATGGTACCAGTAGCGACCGCATTGACCAGCCTCGAAGTGCAGCGAAGCAAGACGCTAGGGAGGCTCGGGACGATATTCCTCCACGCGTCGTCCCGAAACGCCCTCTGCAAATCCGCGGTGAAAGCCGGCTGTTCGCTCCACTCCTTCACGGCGGACTCAGCGACTCGGAGCTCGATCATCCTCTCGACGAGCCACAGAAGGTGCTTGCCGTTGGTCATGGCCGTGTGGAGGTTGATCCTCTGGATGGCCTCGGTCTCGTCATGGTTGCCACGGACTCCAGGGCTCGTGTACTCCTCCATGGCCTCCTTGACGACCTTGAAGGTGGTCTGAAACGCCCGATCCATAACCCGCTCGACCAGCTCTCTGGACCCGAACTCGCGCAGCAGCTTCGCGACGAAGGCCTTCACGAACGCCATGCTCTGGTTGTGAGTCACGGCGAGGATGAGGCCGTACAGCATCTCCTCGCTCGAATCGGGAGCTCCCGAAACCCTAGCCATGAGGTCTTTGGCTTCGTCTTCGCTCAAATGAGGGATTAGAGCGAGAACTCGGGTTTCTTCGTCTTGCGTCCATGGAACCGCCTCGAGGAAGCGAAGGCAGAATCGGACGCAGTCCTCGAAGATGAGCTCGGAAGCGACAGGGAGAAGGTCGAGCGCGGCCGACACGGTGGTTATGGCGGAAGCGAGGTCGGAGTTGTAGAGGAGTTCGAGGAGGGCAATGCGGGTATCCATGGCCCCAGGGGTCGGTGGGACCCGCAGGCTGATGTTGCGGACGGCGTCTTTTTGGGGGTGGCGCTGCCATCGGTCGGATAAGAGGGCGGCGAAGTACTTGCAGCGGCGGAGGGCGTGGGCGTGGAGGTGGAGAACGACGTCGTCTTGGGGCTGGGCGGTGGGGGAGGTAGAAAACGACGTCGCTGGGGGGTCGAGAGGGGAggggtcgacgaagaggcggaGGAGAACGTCGGCGGAGGAAGGGTCGTTGAAGGAGTGAGGAGCGGTTGGGCTGGGTTTGGGAAATGGGTTCGGGTTCGGATGGGTGGGTCGTTTGGAGTCGGAGTCGATGATGACGGCGGCGCAAGGGCGGCTGGAGCTGCTGGCGGTAGGTGAGTTGGCGGGCTGTACGGCGCGTTGCCGCTTTTTGGAGGCACCACCGGTTACCATATTGGGATTTGGGTGATTTGACAATCGGGAACGAGCGTCTAGATTTTTCGTTTTTGGGGCGAAGGAAATCAAAGAAACAGTTTCGGCCTTTCAGTTTTCTAAGTATTGCAGGCTGGACACGTGGAATCATCCCCTGCGTGATGCTtaaggtttgtttttcttaattaggtaagtttgtttttctttttcttttgctaagATTATACAAGTTTAGAATATCGTATCTATTCACATGAATCCACAGATAATCTATTAGcacatttctttattttctcttgttgaaaaaaaataggatATGCTAAGTTTTTTTGAAGACAATGTTaattgatttatatatataaagaaaaattataataaagttGTAACTCAAGTGATGTATTTGAGATCTTAAGTTCGATTCTTCCTCTTTATTATcgtttatttaaaaagaaatatatgtataaaactGACTTAAATGTGTGTTAATAGAGCAAAATTTATCCAAATAAAGAGCCCATCGGAGAACTTTCGGGACATTCAAATAAAACATCATCACAGGCCACGGAGTGGTGTGGCTATCACTTTCAGAAGTTGCGTACTAGTTTAACAAAGTGGATAAGGTTGAAGATCCCAGAGAGGAtatcttctttaaaatttaaatttaaagtaAATTAATCATTAATAAAAGGATTAGATGGGACCACGGGCTGGATATGCACTAGCAAACACTCCCCTGCAAAAAGGCCCATTGGATCAgattaatattttttcttttcttttcttagctTGTGAACAAAACTCAAGAATCAAAACATGACCGGTGAAAGCACTTGCCTTTAGGGGTGgacacggttcggtttggaccgatttTTGCTTAAAATTAGAACCGATTCGATACTATTTattcggtttggttcggttcgattttaataaaaaaaatttcaaaaactgtccggttcggtttgaaccggtttcggtccggttccggttccggttcggtttgaaccggattataaaaattgttttttaaaattgttttttaatacaattctcaactgaaatattatttttttacttgaaaattaacaaattattcaatttcacataaaaaataaatattaaagtgagaaaagagagatattttgacattgaacttggataaatattaggttttttttagtgaaattaaaaatatagcattaaatataaatatatattgaaattatatatttttttagtttcaccggttcggttcggtccggttcggtttttgaagacatggaaccggatccggaacctgtccaaaccggtccggttcggtttttgaccgatttttgactttttggtcaactcggtttttttccggtttggttcggtgcggtTCAGCTCGGATTTTcagttcgccggtttgagtgcccacccctacttgcCTTCATTCAATTATGTTATTTAGCTATGAGGTTGCGTatttagagcacttccaccttAAGGGCACTTCTACCGCTACTCTTTTGTCAAGGCAAAAGGGGGGCTAGGCTCAGTAATTGGCTCCAACGCGCAACAACAAGGCCAGACAGTTGATGGGCTCCACAAGCCTGGGCAAGCCCAAAGGCAAATCTGGCCTGGGCTGTTGTTTGGGTCTGCTGACATCATTGAT
Proteins encoded in this window:
- the LOC18766694 gene encoding BTB/POZ domain-containing protein At1g63850 codes for the protein MVTGGASKKRQRAVQPANSPTASSSSRPCAAVIIDSDSKRPTHPNPNPFPKPSPTAPHSFNDPSSADVLLRLFVDPSPLDPPATSFSTSPTAQPQDDVVLHLHAHALRRCKYFAALLSDRWQRHPQKDAVRNISLRVPPTPGAMDTRIALLELLYNSDLASAITTVSAALDLLPVASELIFEDCVRFCLRFLEAVPWTQDEETRVLALIPHLSEDEAKDLMARVSGAPDSSEEMLYGLILAVTHNQSMAFVKAFVAKLLREFGSRELVERVMDRAFQTTFKVVKEAMEEYTSPGVRGNHDETEAIQRINLHTAMTNGKHLLWLVERMIELRVAESAVKEWSEQPAFTADLQRAFRDDAWRNIVPSLPSVLLRCTSRLVNAVATGTILVAAQVRKKLVKDWLPVLIVCKDNNASPLTPSNKPLYLDLEETFLRIISTLPMPDAQELLQQCLSFSTRNVEDCPHLVTAFNTWFRRATQPPQAQNLC